A single genomic interval of Bradyrhizobium japonicum USDA 6 harbors:
- a CDS encoding DUF4159 domain-containing protein: protein MMGLPLAFTEPLLLIGLVSLPVLWWLLRVMPPRPRRIEFPPTRLLFDIAPREETPSRTPWWLTALRLLAAALVIFAAAGPIWNPQTGAAGSKAPLMIMFDDGWSAASHWDVRVRAADELIANADNDRRAIALVPLSEPNRDITLMPAGAARVALRQLAPKPYSIDRVETLTAIDRFLKATGDCEIAWLSDGVDTGRGEDFVQGLGKTIGDRSLTVFEGGTSSPLALVAAENAAAKMTVKVLRTDSGIAVGTVRALDQKSSPIGEARYSFGPQDKETEASFDLPVELRNDITRLDISGERSAGAVQLLDKRWRRRAIGIVTGTTSETAQPLLAPTFYLTRALAPFADVRLADRGSPQQGITQFLDQKLPMIILADVGTVAPEIRERLNAWIDQGGVLVRFAGPRLAQAEDDLVPVKLRKGGRTLGGSLTWEKPQHLAAFAANGPFAGVAVPKDVTVNRQVLAEPDAVLATKSWASLEDGTPLVTGEHRGKGLVSLFHVSADMRWSDLPMSGTFVEMLRRVVDMSGYTAKPGPGVAAEASTETVAPLHILDGFGAFGPPPATAKPLPADYRDRATPDHPPGFYGPAEGPLAVNTLAASDRIAALNTTGLRARHATYTNAEPRDLRGWLLSTALALFLIDAIIVAVLGGGIAALLRRRAATAMIVVGLALAGLVSLAPAPSRADGASDEFAMKAVSQTRLAYVVTGNADVDSIVKAGMSGLTQFLAQRTALEAGDPVGIDPGRDELAFFPLIYWPIVPGAPKPPQDAINKIDAYMKQGGTVLFDTRDAIEAPPGENGAAQTPGMQTLREILSSLDVPELEPVPREHVLTKTFYLLRDFPGRFSTGQTWVEALPRDEDDDSAQRPARGGDGVSPIIITSNDLAGAWAQRLDGQFMLPMSGGDARQREFAYRAGANIVMYTLTGNYKADQVHAPALIERLGQ, encoded by the coding sequence ATGATGGGATTGCCGCTCGCCTTCACCGAACCGCTGCTCCTGATCGGCCTCGTCAGCCTGCCCGTGCTGTGGTGGCTGCTGCGCGTGATGCCGCCGCGGCCGCGCCGGATCGAGTTTCCGCCGACACGCCTGCTGTTCGACATCGCACCTCGCGAAGAGACGCCCTCGCGGACGCCGTGGTGGCTGACCGCGCTGCGGCTCCTGGCTGCAGCCCTCGTCATTTTCGCCGCCGCCGGCCCGATCTGGAATCCGCAAACGGGCGCCGCCGGCAGCAAGGCGCCCCTGATGATCATGTTCGACGACGGCTGGAGCGCCGCATCGCACTGGGATGTCAGGGTCAGGGCCGCCGACGAGCTGATCGCCAACGCCGACAACGACCGCCGCGCCATCGCGCTGGTGCCGCTGTCCGAGCCGAACCGCGACATCACCCTGATGCCGGCGGGTGCGGCGCGCGTCGCACTGCGCCAGCTCGCGCCAAAGCCCTACTCGATCGATCGCGTTGAAACCCTGACCGCGATCGACCGTTTCCTGAAGGCCACCGGCGACTGCGAGATCGCCTGGCTGTCGGATGGCGTCGATACCGGCCGCGGCGAGGACTTCGTGCAAGGCCTTGGCAAGACCATCGGAGATCGCAGCCTGACGGTGTTCGAAGGCGGCACGTCCTCCCCGCTGGCGCTCGTCGCCGCCGAGAACGCCGCCGCCAAGATGACGGTGAAGGTGCTGCGCACCGACAGCGGCATCGCCGTCGGCACCGTGCGCGCGCTGGACCAGAAGTCCTCGCCGATCGGCGAAGCGCGTTATTCGTTCGGCCCGCAAGACAAGGAAACCGAAGCCTCGTTCGACCTTCCGGTCGAGCTGCGCAACGACATCACGCGGCTCGACATATCGGGCGAGCGTTCGGCCGGCGCGGTGCAACTGCTCGACAAGCGGTGGCGCCGCCGCGCCATCGGCATCGTCACCGGCACGACCAGCGAGACCGCGCAGCCGCTGCTGGCCCCGACCTTCTACCTGACCCGTGCGCTGGCGCCGTTCGCCGACGTGCGGCTCGCCGACCGAGGCTCGCCGCAGCAGGGCATCACGCAATTCCTCGACCAGAAGCTGCCGATGATCATCCTCGCCGATGTCGGCACCGTCGCTCCTGAAATCCGCGAGCGCCTCAACGCCTGGATCGACCAGGGCGGCGTGCTGGTGCGCTTCGCCGGACCAAGGCTGGCACAGGCCGAGGACGATCTCGTGCCGGTCAAGCTGCGCAAGGGCGGCCGCACGCTCGGCGGCAGCCTGACCTGGGAGAAGCCGCAGCATCTCGCCGCCTTCGCGGCGAACGGCCCGTTTGCCGGCGTCGCAGTCCCCAAGGACGTTACCGTGAACCGCCAGGTGCTGGCCGAGCCCGACGCGGTGCTCGCCACCAAGAGCTGGGCCTCGCTGGAAGACGGCACGCCGCTCGTCACCGGCGAGCATCGCGGCAAGGGCCTGGTCAGCCTGTTCCACGTCAGCGCCGACATGCGCTGGTCTGACTTGCCGATGTCGGGCACCTTCGTCGAAATGCTGCGCCGGGTCGTCGACATGTCCGGCTACACCGCCAAGCCCGGGCCGGGGGTCGCGGCCGAGGCGAGCACCGAGACCGTGGCGCCGCTGCACATCCTCGACGGCTTCGGCGCATTCGGTCCGCCGCCGGCCACCGCAAAGCCGCTGCCCGCGGATTATCGCGACCGCGCTACGCCCGATCATCCGCCCGGCTTCTATGGTCCGGCAGAAGGACCGCTCGCCGTGAACACGCTCGCAGCTTCCGACCGCATCGCAGCGCTAAACACCACAGGCCTGCGCGCCCGGCACGCGACCTACACCAATGCCGAACCGCGCGACCTGCGCGGCTGGCTGCTGTCGACGGCACTCGCGCTGTTCCTGATCGACGCCATCATCGTCGCAGTGCTCGGCGGCGGGATCGCCGCGCTGCTGCGCCGGCGCGCCGCGACAGCCATGATCGTCGTCGGGCTGGCGCTTGCAGGCCTGGTGTCGCTTGCGCCGGCGCCGTCGCGCGCCGATGGCGCCTCCGACGAGTTCGCCATGAAGGCGGTGTCGCAAACCCGCCTCGCCTATGTCGTCACCGGCAATGCCGACGTCGATTCCATCGTCAAGGCCGGCATGTCCGGTCTGACCCAGTTCCTGGCGCAGCGCACCGCGCTGGAGGCCGGCGATCCCGTCGGCATCGATCCCGGCCGCGACGAGCTTGCCTTCTTCCCGCTGATCTACTGGCCGATCGTGCCGGGCGCGCCCAAGCCGCCGCAGGATGCCATCAACAAGATCGACGCCTACATGAAGCAGGGCGGCACCGTGCTGTTCGACACCCGCGACGCGATCGAAGCGCCGCCCGGCGAGAACGGCGCCGCGCAGACCCCGGGCATGCAGACGCTGCGCGAGATCCTGTCGTCGCTCGACGTGCCCGAGCTCGAGCCGGTGCCGCGCGAGCACGTCCTGACCAAGACTTTTTATCTGCTGCGCGACTTCCCGGGCCGTTTCAGCACCGGCCAGACCTGGGTCGAGGCCCTGCCGCGCGATGAAGATGACGACAGCGCGCAGCGGCCGGCCCGCGGCGGCGACGGCGTCTCGCCGATCATTATCACCTCGAATGACCTGGCCGGCGCCTGGGCGCAGCGGCTCGACGGTCAGTTCATGCTGCCGATGTCCGGCGGCGACGCCCGCCAGCGCGAATTCGCCTACCGCGCCGGCGCCAACATCGTGATGTACACCCTGACCGGCAACTACAAGGCCGACCAGGTGCACGCACCGGCCCTGATCGAACGGTTGGGGCAATGA
- a CDS encoding membrane protein: MNYGIAFTPLVPAIVLWLALAAIVVVALVLLVTRARGAAVRVAALALFLLALANPSFTREDRDPLTSVAAVVVDKSPSQNFGNRNREAAQAQEALVDSLKKIKGLEVRVVDAGQADGETDGTKLFGALATALSDVPVDRVAGAFLITDGRVHDIPANTAGLGFQAPVHALITGQKDERDRRIAITAAPRFGIVGQTQTITYRLDDQGVAGERAKVTIRRDGEVLGERTLSSGQSASVDVDIKHAGPNIVEIEASPLEKELTPVNNRAVVAIDGVRDKLRVLLVSGEPHSGERTWRNLLKSDASVDLVHFTILRPPEKQDGTPINELSLIAFPTRELFQQKINEFQLIIFDRYARQGVLPIAYFDNIARYVRAGGAVLVSAGPDYASNTSIWRTPLDSVLPAEPVGVTEKPFYAHLSEIGKRHPVTRGLEGSASEPPRWSRFFRTVDTRNAVNPPVMTGVDGKPLLFLSRFGEGRVALLLSDHIWLWARGYEGGGPHLDLLRRMSHWLMKQPDLDEEALRLQVQGKDLVVVRQTMSDSVQPVSVTSPSGVSQDLTLAPADPGEWRASLPASELGLWQATDGTLKALINVGPTNPKEFSEVTSTTETLKPLTQATGGNAVRVVDGTSVELPRIVPVRSASVFAGDGWMGVRMRDASVVKGVGVLPIFAGLIGLLLLLGAFAATWVREGR, encoded by the coding sequence ATGAATTACGGCATTGCGTTCACGCCGCTTGTTCCCGCGATCGTCCTGTGGCTCGCGCTGGCCGCGATCGTCGTCGTTGCGCTCGTGCTGCTGGTGACGCGTGCGCGCGGCGCAGCCGTGCGCGTCGCCGCGCTGGCGCTGTTCCTGCTGGCGCTCGCCAACCCCTCCTTCACCCGCGAGGACCGCGATCCCCTCACCTCGGTCGCCGCCGTCGTGGTCGACAAGAGCCCGAGCCAGAATTTCGGCAACCGGAATCGCGAAGCCGCGCAAGCGCAGGAAGCGCTGGTCGACAGCCTGAAGAAGATCAAGGGCCTCGAGGTCCGCGTTGTCGACGCCGGACAGGCCGATGGCGAGACTGACGGCACAAAACTGTTCGGGGCGCTGGCCACCGCGCTGTCGGACGTGCCGGTCGATCGCGTCGCCGGCGCGTTCCTGATCACCGACGGCCGGGTCCACGACATCCCGGCCAACACCGCCGGGCTCGGCTTCCAGGCGCCGGTGCACGCGCTGATCACCGGGCAGAAGGACGAGCGCGACCGCCGCATCGCGATCACGGCGGCGCCGCGCTTCGGCATCGTCGGACAGACCCAGACCATCACCTACCGCCTCGACGACCAGGGCGTCGCCGGCGAGCGCGCCAAGGTCACGATCCGCAGGGACGGCGAGGTCCTGGGCGAGCGCACGCTATCGAGCGGCCAGAGCGCGAGCGTCGACGTCGACATCAAGCATGCCGGGCCGAACATCGTCGAGATCGAGGCCTCGCCGCTCGAGAAAGAGCTGACGCCGGTGAACAACCGCGCCGTCGTCGCCATCGACGGCGTGCGCGACAAGCTGCGCGTGCTGCTGGTCTCGGGCGAGCCGCATTCCGGCGAGCGCACCTGGCGCAACCTGCTGAAGTCCGACGCCAGCGTCGACCTCGTGCACTTCACCATTCTGCGTCCGCCGGAGAAGCAGGACGGCACGCCAATCAACGAGCTGTCGCTGATCGCGTTTCCGACCCGCGAGCTGTTCCAGCAGAAGATCAACGAATTCCAGCTGATCATCTTCGATCGCTACGCCCGCCAGGGCGTGCTGCCGATCGCCTATTTCGACAACATCGCGCGCTACGTCCGCGCGGGCGGCGCGGTGCTGGTCTCGGCCGGCCCCGACTATGCCTCCAACACCAGCATCTGGCGCACGCCGCTGGATTCGGTGCTGCCGGCAGAACCCGTCGGCGTGACGGAAAAGCCGTTCTATGCGCATCTGTCGGAGATCGGAAAACGCCATCCGGTGACGCGCGGCCTCGAAGGCTCGGCCTCCGAACCGCCGCGCTGGAGCCGCTTCTTCCGCACCGTCGACACCCGCAATGCGGTCAACCCGCCGGTGATGACGGGCGTCGACGGCAAGCCGCTATTGTTCCTGTCGCGCTTCGGCGAGGGCCGCGTCGCGCTCTTGCTTTCCGACCACATCTGGCTGTGGGCGCGCGGCTATGAAGGTGGCGGTCCGCATCTCGATCTCTTGCGGCGGATGTCGCACTGGCTGATGAAGCAGCCTGACCTCGATGAAGAGGCGCTGCGCCTTCAGGTGCAGGGCAAGGACCTCGTCGTGGTGCGCCAGACGATGTCGGACAGCGTCCAGCCGGTCAGCGTGACCTCGCCGTCCGGCGTGTCGCAGGACCTGACGCTCGCGCCTGCCGATCCCGGCGAGTGGCGCGCCAGCCTGCCGGCCAGCGAGCTCGGCCTGTGGCAGGCGACCGACGGCACGCTGAAGGCGCTGATCAATGTCGGCCCGACCAACCCGAAGGAGTTTTCGGAAGTCACCTCGACGACTGAAACCCTGAAGCCGCTGACGCAGGCGACCGGCGGCAACGCCGTACGCGTGGTCGACGGCACCAGCGTCGAGCTGCCGCGCATCGTGCCGGTGCGTTCGGCGAGCGTCTTCGCCGGCGATGGCTGGATGGGCGTGCGGATGCGCGACGCCAGCGTCGTGAAGGGCGTCGGTGTGCTGCCGATCTTCGCCGGCCTGATCGGCCTGCTGCTGCTGCTCGGTGCGTTCGCCGCCACCTGGGTCCGCGAAGGGCGCTAG
- a CDS encoding DUF2946 family protein — protein sequence MKWFRSNIRHGARLALFAMLVQFALTFGHSHWFAQAAPLAQSLLQQTDSGESIASIDRAAVQKQSPAGPDRDQPGEDYCAICAVVAMAGTVVSATPPVLLLPQAIELLHLTTDAEFVHLKSAGTAFQPRAPPAS from the coding sequence ATGAAGTGGTTCCGGTCGAATATCAGGCACGGCGCCCGGCTCGCGTTGTTCGCGATGCTGGTGCAGTTCGCGCTGACGTTCGGCCACAGCCATTGGTTCGCCCAGGCCGCTCCCCTCGCCCAGTCCTTGCTCCAGCAGACCGACAGCGGCGAGAGCATCGCTTCGATCGACCGCGCCGCGGTCCAGAAGCAATCGCCCGCCGGCCCCGACCGGGACCAGCCGGGCGAGGACTATTGCGCGATCTGCGCCGTGGTCGCGATGGCGGGTACCGTCGTATCCGCGACGCCGCCTGTGCTCCTGCTGCCGCAGGCGATCGAGCTGCTTCACCTCACCACCGATGCCGAATTCGTCCATCTGAAATCGGCCGGCACAGCGTTCCAGCCCCGCGCCCCTCCCGCGTCCTGA
- a CDS encoding TonB-dependent receptor: MSFELRRVQRLGGASLLLLGAAATSALAQEPVQQPVQQPAQDKSSTEIPSVTVTAPSPIVRRVVPTRSPVHVARTGRSRSQQRTAEATPAAPATAVTPQQGVLPIVTNQFATVTVVPNEEIRREGGGQLGDLLFSKPGITGSSFAPGASSRPVIRGLDVNRVGIVENGTNSNGASDLGEDHFVPVDTLATNQVEVVRGPAALRYGSTSIGGVVSATNNRIPDALPSCGSQPFQTYGMPVKAPLASAATTPCVTAETRSAFSSVDRGVESGVLLDTGAGNFAFHADVYGRNTTDYGIPSYPYLTDQTRPVVNGRQPNSATRTDGASIGGSYFFQGGYIGASITQNDSLYHIPGIDGADHNTRIDGHQTKINIKGEYHPDAAAIDAIRFWAGATDYRHNEIGLADPADPNTDGVRQTFTNKEQEIRTEVQLMPFNARFAEVTTALGFQVGHQELTAPSPDNPGTLFNGLWDPNNNTRVAAYAFNEFKFTDATRAQIAGRIEHVELHGTTPNFPADYLPDGTPQVAIARNPSFTPKSGSIGLLQDLPGGMVGSITAQYVERAPKAAELFSRGAHDATATFDIGNPNLTIETAESVEVGLRKATGPFRFEATVYYTHFDNFIFRRLTGVMCDDSFASCGTPGAELNQAVYSQANANFRGGEFQSQLDVGAFQGGIWGIENQFDVVRATFTDGTNVPRIPPLRLGGGVFWRDDNWLMRVNLLHAFAQNNVAVIAETPTAGYNLLKAEVSYKTKLDPRLFGAREMTAGIVGNNLLNENIRNSVSYTKDEVLMPGIGVRAFANFKF, translated from the coding sequence ATGTCATTTGAATTGCGACGCGTGCAGCGCCTGGGTGGAGCCAGCCTGCTCCTGCTCGGCGCCGCCGCCACATCGGCGCTCGCCCAAGAGCCGGTACAACAGCCGGTACAACAGCCTGCGCAGGATAAATCATCGACCGAGATTCCCTCCGTCACCGTGACGGCGCCGAGCCCGATCGTGCGCAGGGTGGTGCCGACCCGCAGCCCGGTCCATGTCGCGCGCACCGGACGGTCGCGCAGCCAGCAACGCACGGCGGAGGCAACGCCGGCAGCGCCGGCGACGGCCGTCACGCCCCAGCAGGGCGTGCTGCCGATCGTGACCAACCAGTTCGCCACCGTCACCGTGGTGCCGAACGAGGAGATCCGCCGCGAGGGCGGCGGCCAGCTCGGCGATCTGCTGTTCTCCAAGCCGGGCATCACCGGCTCGAGCTTTGCGCCCGGCGCCTCCAGCCGGCCGGTCATCCGGGGTCTCGACGTCAACCGTGTCGGCATCGTCGAGAACGGCACCAATTCGAACGGCGCATCCGATCTCGGCGAGGATCACTTCGTTCCGGTCGATACGCTCGCAACCAACCAGGTCGAAGTGGTGCGCGGGCCGGCTGCCTTGCGCTATGGATCGACCTCGATCGGCGGCGTCGTCAGCGCCACCAACAACCGGATTCCGGATGCGCTGCCGAGCTGCGGCAGTCAGCCGTTCCAGACCTACGGCATGCCGGTCAAGGCACCGCTCGCAAGCGCCGCGACGACGCCTTGCGTTACCGCCGAGACCCGCAGCGCGTTCAGCTCAGTCGATCGCGGTGTCGAGAGCGGCGTGCTGCTCGACACCGGTGCCGGCAACTTCGCGTTCCATGCCGACGTCTATGGCCGCAACACGACGGATTACGGCATCCCGAGCTACCCCTATTTGACCGACCAGACCCGGCCCGTCGTAAACGGGCGCCAGCCCAATTCGGCGACGCGCACGGACGGTGCCTCGATCGGCGGCTCCTACTTCTTCCAGGGCGGCTATATCGGCGCATCGATCACGCAGAACGACTCGCTCTACCACATCCCCGGCATCGACGGTGCCGACCACAACACACGGATTGACGGCCACCAGACCAAGATCAACATCAAGGGCGAGTACCATCCCGACGCCGCCGCGATCGACGCCATCCGCTTCTGGGCTGGCGCCACGGATTATCGACACAACGAGATCGGCCTTGCCGACCCCGCCGATCCCAACACCGACGGTGTGCGGCAGACCTTCACCAACAAGGAGCAGGAGATCCGCACCGAGGTGCAGCTGATGCCGTTCAACGCGCGCTTCGCCGAAGTGACGACGGCGCTGGGCTTCCAGGTCGGGCATCAAGAACTGACCGCGCCGAGCCCCGACAATCCCGGCACACTGTTCAACGGCCTGTGGGACCCCAACAACAACACCCGCGTTGCCGCTTACGCCTTCAACGAATTCAAGTTCACGGATGCGACGCGAGCCCAGATCGCCGGCCGCATCGAGCATGTCGAGCTGCACGGCACGACGCCGAATTTCCCGGCCGACTACCTACCCGACGGCACGCCGCAGGTGGCGATCGCGCGCAATCCCTCCTTCACGCCGAAGAGCGGCAGCATCGGCCTGTTGCAGGACCTGCCGGGCGGCATGGTCGGCAGCATCACCGCGCAATATGTCGAGCGCGCGCCGAAGGCGGCCGAGCTGTTTTCCCGCGGCGCCCATGACGCGACGGCGACGTTCGACATCGGCAATCCGAACCTCACGATCGAGACGGCTGAGTCAGTCGAGGTTGGACTGCGCAAGGCGACGGGGCCGTTCCGATTCGAGGCGACCGTCTACTACACGCATTTCGACAATTTCATCTTTCGCCGCCTCACCGGCGTGATGTGCGACGACAGCTTCGCGTCCTGCGGCACGCCGGGCGCCGAGTTGAACCAGGCTGTCTATTCGCAAGCCAACGCGAATTTCCGCGGCGGCGAATTCCAGTCCCAGCTCGACGTCGGCGCATTCCAGGGCGGCATCTGGGGCATCGAGAACCAGTTCGACGTGGTCCGCGCCACCTTCACCGACGGCACCAACGTGCCGCGCATTCCGCCCTTGCGGTTGGGCGGCGGCGTGTTCTGGCGCGACGACAACTGGCTGATGCGCGTCAACCTGTTGCACGCCTTCGCGCAGAACAACGTCGCCGTCATCGCGGAGACGCCGACGGCGGGCTACAATCTGCTGAAGGCCGAGGTCAGCTACAAGACCAAGCTCGATCCGCGTCTGTTCGGCGCGCGCGAGATGACGGCCGGCATCGTCGGCAACAATCTCCTCAACGAAAACATCCGCAACTCGGTGTCCTACACCAAGGACGAGGTTCTGATGCCCGGCATCGGCGTTCGGGCGTTCGCCAACTTCAAGTTCTAG
- a CDS encoding GNAT family N-acetyltransferase, which yields MQVRPVDAGEVDHLAQLWHDAWHGSHASLAPPELVRLRTLPNFRDRLAVMLPDIRVVGPAGAPLGFCAVRADELYQLFVSPKAHGAGVAAALISDAEARLAARGVELAWLACAVGNARAARFYEKSGWRNAGTFVMMTDTSNGPFPVDQWRFEKRLTRSR from the coding sequence ATGCAGGTGCGGCCCGTTGATGCCGGTGAAGTCGATCATCTCGCTCAGCTGTGGCACGATGCCTGGCATGGGTCGCATGCCTCGCTTGCGCCGCCAGAACTGGTCCGCCTCCGCACGCTCCCGAATTTTCGCGATCGGCTGGCGGTCATGCTTCCCGACATCCGCGTCGTCGGCCCGGCCGGCGCGCCGCTCGGCTTCTGCGCCGTCAGGGCTGACGAATTGTATCAGCTCTTCGTATCGCCGAAGGCGCACGGCGCGGGCGTGGCCGCGGCGCTGATCTCCGACGCAGAGGCCCGCCTAGCCGCGCGCGGCGTGGAGCTGGCGTGGCTGGCCTGCGCCGTCGGCAACGCGCGCGCTGCGCGGTTCTACGAGAAGAGCGGGTGGCGCAACGCCGGCACCTTCGTGATGATGACGGACACCTCGAACGGGCCGTTCCCCGTCGATCAATGGCGCTTCGAGAAGCGGCTGACGCGCAGCCGGTAG
- a CDS encoding GNAT family N-acetyltransferase: MTDLSLTILPEAAGDAQAIERLHERTFGPGRFVLSAYRIREHVDHLLDVSFTARIGTLLVGSVRQLPVLVGETQALLLGPLTVEPPFRDRGIGRLLMERALKDAKEKGHRLVLLVGDEPYYSRVGFKPVPKGRVTMPGPVDAARVLVFELVDGAFEDVSGQVTPDWSKARAG, translated from the coding sequence ATGACCGATCTCTCGCTCACCATCCTTCCGGAAGCCGCCGGCGACGCCCAGGCGATCGAACGACTGCACGAGCGCACCTTCGGCCCCGGCCGTTTCGTGCTCAGCGCTTACCGCATTCGCGAGCACGTCGACCATCTGCTCGACGTGTCCTTCACGGCCCGCATCGGCACGCTGCTGGTCGGCTCGGTCAGGCAATTGCCGGTGCTGGTCGGCGAGACGCAGGCCCTGCTGCTCGGGCCGCTCACCGTCGAGCCGCCGTTCCGCGACCGCGGCATCGGCCGTCTCCTGATGGAGCGCGCGCTGAAGGACGCCAAGGAGAAAGGCCACCGCCTGGTGCTGCTGGTCGGCGACGAGCCCTATTACAGCCGCGTCGGCTTCAAGCCGGTGCCGAAGGGCCGCGTCACCATGCCGGGCCCGGTCGACGCCGCGCGCGTGCTGGTGTTCGAGCTCGTCGACGGCGCTTTCGAGGACGTGTCGGGGCAGGTCACGCCCGACTGGAGCAAGGCGCGGGCGGGGTAG
- a CDS encoding glycosyltransferase family 2 protein, which produces MASTDTCRDGAAAPPVAALRILLVIPCFNEEASIGALLSEIAATGRGYHTLVVDDGSSDATAAVASCRSPVARLAQNLGIGGAVQTGIKYAARQDFDFCIQIDGDGQHDPRAIEMLLDAHRKDPTNITIGSRFIDHAGFCSTRMRRAGIRLIVLALNSLFRGGGRITDPTSGMRLLDRSAIAFFAKAYPADFPEPISLAWAMRAGLTVSEVPVEMRARETGVSSIDGLKSASYMIRVLGYILLARLVRAS; this is translated from the coding sequence TTGGCTTCGACCGACACGTGCCGGGATGGTGCCGCCGCACCGCCGGTCGCGGCGTTGCGGATCCTGCTCGTCATTCCCTGCTTCAACGAGGAGGCCTCAATCGGCGCTCTGCTGAGCGAGATCGCGGCAACCGGCCGTGGCTACCACACCCTGGTCGTCGACGACGGCTCGTCGGACGCGACGGCCGCGGTGGCAAGCTGCCGCTCGCCGGTCGCTCGCCTCGCGCAGAATCTCGGCATCGGCGGCGCCGTGCAGACCGGCATCAAATACGCGGCCCGTCAGGATTTCGATTTCTGCATCCAGATCGACGGCGATGGGCAGCATGATCCGCGCGCCATCGAGATGCTTCTGGACGCCCATCGCAAGGACCCGACCAACATCACCATCGGAAGCCGCTTCATCGACCATGCCGGTTTCTGCTCCACGCGCATGCGGCGCGCCGGCATCAGGTTGATCGTGCTTGCGCTCAACAGTCTTTTCAGAGGCGGCGGCCGCATCACCGATCCGACCAGCGGCATGCGCTTGCTCGACCGTTCCGCCATCGCCTTCTTCGCAAAAGCGTATCCGGCGGATTTTCCGGAGCCGATCTCGCTGGCCTGGGCCATGCGCGCAGGCCTCACCGTCAGCGAAGTTCCGGTCGAGATGCGGGCGCGGGAGACCGGCGTCAGCTCGATCGACGGATTGAAGTCGGCGAGCTACATGATCCGCGTCCTCGGTTATATCCTGCTCGCGCGCCTCGTGAGGGCGTCATGA
- a CDS encoding DUF2304 domain-containing protein, with amino-acid sequence MTDALPSPETIVVISAFALIYMLVLLRKTLQGKFDLYDFLMLSMVAIIPAGFTLFPTLAYLVSHLTGVVFPFVVMFGALFLVVFAFMHNMTARLHRLERQNCALIQEQSLLALELQAKEGGQSSG; translated from the coding sequence GTGACAGATGCCCTTCCAAGTCCGGAGACGATCGTCGTCATCTCCGCCTTTGCGCTGATCTACATGCTGGTGCTGCTGCGCAAGACGCTGCAAGGCAAGTTCGATCTCTATGACTTCCTGATGCTGTCCATGGTGGCGATCATCCCCGCGGGCTTCACGCTGTTTCCGACACTGGCCTATCTCGTCAGCCATCTGACCGGCGTCGTGTTTCCGTTCGTCGTGATGTTCGGCGCCCTGTTCCTGGTGGTGTTCGCGTTCATGCACAACATGACGGCGCGCCTGCACAGGCTGGAGCGGCAGAACTGCGCGCTGATCCAGGAGCAGAGCCTGCTGGCGCTGGAGCTGCAGGCGAAGGAGGGCGGGCAGTCGAGCGGTTGA
- a CDS encoding NUDIX domain-containing protein — protein sequence MGDRLNSVRRTFEPLLRRIFHAYFLLVRGMTLGVRAVVLDSENRVFLVRHSYITGWYLPGGGVDLGETMEQAMRRELKEEGDIDLTGDAVLHGIFLNSHVSRRDHVAVYVVRQFRQDRVPQPNHEIVECGFFAITALPEGTTSGTRQRLAEVLDGQPLTATWR from the coding sequence ATGGGGGATCGTCTGAACAGCGTCCGACGGACATTCGAACCGCTGCTGCGGCGAATCTTCCACGCCTATTTCCTGCTTGTCCGCGGCATGACGCTCGGCGTCCGCGCCGTGGTGCTGGATTCCGAGAACCGTGTGTTCCTGGTCAGGCACAGCTACATCACCGGCTGGTATCTGCCCGGCGGCGGCGTCGATCTTGGCGAGACCATGGAGCAGGCGATGCGGCGCGAGCTCAAGGAGGAGGGGGACATCGATCTCACCGGTGACGCGGTGCTGCACGGCATCTTCCTCAACAGCCACGTTTCCCGCCGCGACCACGTCGCGGTCTATGTGGTCAGGCAGTTCAGGCAGGATCGCGTCCCTCAGCCCAACCACGAGATCGTCGAATGCGGATTCTTCGCGATCACGGCGCTGCCCGAGGGCACCACGTCAGGCACGCGGCAAAGGCTCGCGGAAGTGCTGGACGGCCAGCCGCTGACCGCGACGTGGCGCTGA